Proteins encoded in a region of the Cheilinus undulatus linkage group 8, ASM1832078v1, whole genome shotgun sequence genome:
- the ccdc105 gene encoding coiled-coil domain-containing protein 105, whose product MQVQSVPLGSVTIGPQSWRDDTVGSIRRAERLVRQTRAGRSGTFSLPQSRSASAGLTPKNSHSTAEMTQDKIAGGESEQSRDCICTNKMSRPQTTGSMFPGGSQRTFVAPFPPSSMREQCAGASVAMASEYMRRVREVEGQLRRQAGRVREEGIKLERERGHLERMLHSLKTHLNINRRSSEGRTRRPSTTETESDGADYLLLCERRELAQLKQDLEGALRNTLTQLQALGQSSKKLQDCACERARVLELLPLSGSAGKQHSSAETFTKTDPISPFTPECKQVLEESTLMVSQSQLLRENIRRMLTSAISRQKAVHCTVNDGLVKKIAETISLQQNLTLMSAATRQAMFRKQREINCIRHSHDRLQGPEYCGDLLSREKLNRPLVQVYQRHPGTQLPEAANLIQGSAMLKRCLTSSEGQLARLQRTCLQLLNNQHGKTAAAQIDAAIIRMRRQQVDKRAMPTFLQQGAC is encoded by the exons ATGCAGGTGCAGTCAGTCCCCCTCGGCTCCGTCACCATCGGACCGCAGTCTTGGCGCGATGACACGGTCGGATCCATCCGGCGGGCGGAGCGCCTGGTGCGGCAGACTCGGGCAGGGCGGTCCGGGACCTTCAGCCTGCCTCAGAGCCGCAGCGCTTCTGCAGGTTTAACTCCAAAGAACTCTCACAGCACAGCAGAAATGACCCAAGATAAGATCGCAGGAGGAGAATCTGAGCAGAGTCGTGACTGCATCTGCACTAATAAGATGTCCAGACCCCAAACTACTGGAtcaatg TTCCCTGGTGGCTCCCAGAGGACATTTGTAGCCCCGTTCCCTCCTTCCAGCATGCGTGAGCAGTGTGCTGGCGCCAGTGTTGCCATGGCCAGTGAGTACATGCGGAGGGTGAGGGAGGTGGAGGGTCAGCTGCGCAGGCAGGCCGGCAGGGTGAGAGAGGAAGGCATcaagctggagagagagaggggtcaCCTGGAGAGGATGCTGCACAGCCTCAAGACTCATCTGAACATCAACAGGAGGAGCTCTGAGGGTAGGACCAGGAGGCCATCTACAACAGAGACA GAGAGCGATGGTGCTGATTACTTGTTGCTTTGTGAGAGACGAGAGCTGGCCCAGTTGAAACAGGATCTGGAGGGAGCGCTTAGAAACACGCTGACCCAGCTACAG GCCTTGGGTCAAAGTAGTAAAAAGCTGCAGGACTGTGCCTGTGAGAGGGCTCGAGTCCTGGAGCTGCTGCCCCTCAGTGGCTCTGCTGGAAAGCAACACAGCTCTGCAGAGACCTTCACCAAAACAGACCCCATCAGCCCCTTTACACCAG AATGTAAGCAAGTCTTAGAAGAGTCCACTTTGATGGTCAGCCAGTCACAGCTGCTGAGAGAAAACATCAGACGAATGCTAACCAGCGCCATCAGCAGGCAGAAAGCTGTTCACTGCACTGTCAATGATGGGCTGGTGAAGAAAATTGCAGAGACAATCAGTCTGCAG cAAAACTTGActctgatgtctgcagccacCAGACAGGCCATGTTTCGTAAGCAGAGAGAAATCAACTGCATTCGTCACAGCCATGACAGACTGCAG gGTCCAGAATACTGTGGTGACCTACTCTCCAGGGAGAAACTAAACAGGCCTCTGGTGCAGGTTTATCAGAGACACCCTGGGACACAGTTACCCGAGGCAGCAAATCTCATACAG GGCAGTGCCATGTTGAAGCGATGTCTAACCTCCTCTGAGGGGCAGCTGGCGAGGCTGCAGCGTACCTGTCTGCAACTGTTGAACAACCAGCACGgaaagacagcagcagctcagatTGATGCAGCCATCATCCGCATGAGGAGGCAACAAGTGGACAAGCGTGCCATGCCAACTTTTCTCCAGCAGGGGGCGTGCTAA
- the LOC121514106 gene encoding lymphocyte antigen 6B-like — MWKLVCPLLLLCLPPAVVPLFCYTCVFPTASPLDCIQFPLMCPPEQVCLSSRAVGVKGDFRVVLNEKSCILPSMCGVTGEKYTMGLNFTFTNECCDTHLCNGASTPPNPSWTVSLLLLFILNTVW; from the exons ATGTGGAAGCTGGTTTGTCCTCTGCTTCTCCTTTGTTTACCTCCAGCTGTGG TTCCCCTCTTCTGTTACACCTGTGTGTTCCCCACCGCCTCTCCTCTGGACTGCATCCAATTCCCCCTCATGTGCCCCCCTGAGCAGGTCTGTCTGTCCAGCCGAGCTGTGGGCGTGAAAG gagatTTCCGTGTGGTGTTAAATGAGAAGAGCTGCATCCTGCCCTCAATGTGTGGAGTCACGGGTGAAAAATACACCATGGGGCTCAACTTCACCTTCACCAATGAATGCTGCGATACACATCTGTGCAACGGAGCTTCAACACCTCCTAATCCCTCCTGGACTGTCTCATTACTCCTTCTATTTATTCTAAACACAGTTTGGTAA
- the zp3d.2 gene encoding zona pellucida sperm-binding protein 3d.2 isoform X1 gives MVYLSLFFTLPLLFCTDGGALPTFGASNQTKQLMRKASRRETPILPPPYLQLPVFVDSRLPLVEKEHFSPSKGTGQEPLPEPVREVLLPVRPQTSQPSVSGDSVRTSCKRTKMLVQVDKNVLGTVEPQSRVKLGTCPPSKATRDYLYFEYGFDMCGTKQTIFNNQMTYLNTLQYDPPTLQGPIRRSAPFSLPVSCNYNRYQYSYKIAYKPKLRMRKIFKPMRQQIEFVLTPRNAQWERLFPSDHYVLGKPMYFEAEGPSMSQDERLYVHLCYATPEKSHTSMPQFEVVKNFGCMSESKEGRSRFIPYKNNVVRFSVDAFLFKGMKGQQLYMHCSMSVGSSIPTPTAKSCNYDTKAKRWVELYGKDSVCACCDSSCNSAASTVTKMVSSRPWTIETKVKPTKVPKRKTVFTTTSTTTEAGATPQPYTTAEVTHWKTTEMIEDITMGKVESAAEELEWPFGGEGVKWVEFEEEEQVKGSAVVVEEEEEEEVVTQPRLIFEEIFDFGE, from the exons ATGGTTTACCTTTCTCTATTTTTCACATTGCCGCTGTTGTTCTGCACTGATGGGGGAGCACTACCAACGTTTGGCGCTTCAAATCAAACAAAGCAGTTGATGAGAAAAGCCTCCCGCAGAGAAACACCTATCCTGCCTCCACCATACCTGCAACTCCCCGTGTTTGTAGACTCCAGGCTGCCACTTGTGGAGAAAGAGCATTTCTCTCCATCAAAGGGTACCGGACAGGAACCTCTACCTGAGCCCGTTCGGGAAGTCCTTCTCCCGGTTCGGCCACAGACCAGCCAGCCAAGCGTTTCGGGTGATTCCGTGAGAACTTCGTGCAAGCGGACAAAGATGCTCGTGCAGGTGGATAAGAACGTTTTGGGGACCGTTGAACCACAGTCTCGTGTCAAACTGGGAACCTGTCCGCCCAGTAAAGCAACAAGGGATTACCTTTACTTTGAGTATGGCTTTGACATGTGCGGAACCAAACAAACG ATCTTTAACAACCAGATGACCTATTTAAACACGCTACAATATGACCCACCAACACTCCAAGGACCAATCAGGCGATCTGCACCTTTCAGCCTGCCTGTTTCATGTAATTATAACAG ATACCAATACTCCTACAAAATTGCCTACAAACCAAAACTGCGGATGCGAAAGATCTTCAAACCAATGAGGCAACAAATTGAATTCGTTCTGACTCCCCGTAACG CTCAGTGGGAGAGGCTTTTCCCGTCAGATCACTATGTGCTTGGGAAGCCCATGTACTTTGAAGCTGAGGGTCCATCCATGTCTCAAGATGAAAGACTGTATGTCCACCTGTGTTACGCCACTCCTGAGAAGTCTCACACCTCCATGCCACAATTTGAAGTGGTGAAAAACTTTGG GTGTATGTCTGAGAGCAAAGAAGGACGCTCCAGATTCATCCCCTACAAAAACAATGTTGTGAGATTTTCTGTGGATGCCTTCTTATTCAAGGGAATGAAAGGCCAG CAGCTCTACATGCACTGCAGCATGTCAGTAGGCAGCTCCATCCCCACACCAACTGCCAAATCTTGCAACTATGATACAAAGGCAAAAAG ATGGGTTGAGTTGTATGGAAAAGACTCAGTATGTGCCTGCTGTGACTCCAGTTGTAACTCTGCAGCATCTACAG TGACCAAGATGGTCAGCAGCAGACCATGGACAATTGAAACAAAAGTGAAACCCACCAAAGTCCCAAAGAGGAAGACTGTTTTCACCACCACATCGACAACAACAGAAGCAGGAGCAACACCACAGCCTTACACGACCGCAGAGGTGACCCACTGGAAGACGACTGAAATGATAGAAGACATCACAATGGGTAAGGTGGAGAGCGCAGCAGAGGAGCTGGAGTGGCCTTTTGGAGGTGAAGGAGTGAAGTGGGTTGAgtttgaggaggaggagcaaGTGAAGGGCTCTGCTGTGGttgtggaggaggaagaggaggaggaggtagtCACACAACCTCGTTTGATATTTGAAGAAATCTTTGATTTTGGTGAATAA
- the zp3d.2 gene encoding zona pellucida sperm-binding protein 3d.2 isoform X2, whose protein sequence is MVYLSLFFTLPLLFCTDGGALPTFGASNQTKQLMRKASRRETPILPPPYLQLPVFVDSRLPLVEKEHFSPSKGTGQEPLPEPVREVLLPVRPQTSQPSVSGDSVRTSCKRTKMLVQVDKNVLGTVEPQSRVKLGTCPPSKATRDYLYFEYGFDMCGTKQTIFNNQMTYLNTLQYDPPTLQGPIRRSAPFSLPVSCNYNRYQYSYKIAYKPKLRMRKIFKPMRQQIEFVLTPRNAQWERLFPSDHYVLGKPMYFEAEGPSMSQDERLYVHLCYATPEKSHTSMPQFEVVKNFGCMSESKEGRSRFIPYKNNVVRFSVDAFLFKGMKGQLYMHCSMSVGSSIPTPTAKSCNYDTKAKRWVELYGKDSVCACCDSSCNSAASTVTKMVSSRPWTIETKVKPTKVPKRKTVFTTTSTTTEAGATPQPYTTAEVTHWKTTEMIEDITMGKVESAAEELEWPFGGEGVKWVEFEEEEQVKGSAVVVEEEEEEEVVTQPRLIFEEIFDFGE, encoded by the exons ATGGTTTACCTTTCTCTATTTTTCACATTGCCGCTGTTGTTCTGCACTGATGGGGGAGCACTACCAACGTTTGGCGCTTCAAATCAAACAAAGCAGTTGATGAGAAAAGCCTCCCGCAGAGAAACACCTATCCTGCCTCCACCATACCTGCAACTCCCCGTGTTTGTAGACTCCAGGCTGCCACTTGTGGAGAAAGAGCATTTCTCTCCATCAAAGGGTACCGGACAGGAACCTCTACCTGAGCCCGTTCGGGAAGTCCTTCTCCCGGTTCGGCCACAGACCAGCCAGCCAAGCGTTTCGGGTGATTCCGTGAGAACTTCGTGCAAGCGGACAAAGATGCTCGTGCAGGTGGATAAGAACGTTTTGGGGACCGTTGAACCACAGTCTCGTGTCAAACTGGGAACCTGTCCGCCCAGTAAAGCAACAAGGGATTACCTTTACTTTGAGTATGGCTTTGACATGTGCGGAACCAAACAAACG ATCTTTAACAACCAGATGACCTATTTAAACACGCTACAATATGACCCACCAACACTCCAAGGACCAATCAGGCGATCTGCACCTTTCAGCCTGCCTGTTTCATGTAATTATAACAG ATACCAATACTCCTACAAAATTGCCTACAAACCAAAACTGCGGATGCGAAAGATCTTCAAACCAATGAGGCAACAAATTGAATTCGTTCTGACTCCCCGTAACG CTCAGTGGGAGAGGCTTTTCCCGTCAGATCACTATGTGCTTGGGAAGCCCATGTACTTTGAAGCTGAGGGTCCATCCATGTCTCAAGATGAAAGACTGTATGTCCACCTGTGTTACGCCACTCCTGAGAAGTCTCACACCTCCATGCCACAATTTGAAGTGGTGAAAAACTTTGG GTGTATGTCTGAGAGCAAAGAAGGACGCTCCAGATTCATCCCCTACAAAAACAATGTTGTGAGATTTTCTGTGGATGCCTTCTTATTCAAGGGAATGAAAGGCCAG CTCTACATGCACTGCAGCATGTCAGTAGGCAGCTCCATCCCCACACCAACTGCCAAATCTTGCAACTATGATACAAAGGCAAAAAG ATGGGTTGAGTTGTATGGAAAAGACTCAGTATGTGCCTGCTGTGACTCCAGTTGTAACTCTGCAGCATCTACAG TGACCAAGATGGTCAGCAGCAGACCATGGACAATTGAAACAAAAGTGAAACCCACCAAAGTCCCAAAGAGGAAGACTGTTTTCACCACCACATCGACAACAACAGAAGCAGGAGCAACACCACAGCCTTACACGACCGCAGAGGTGACCCACTGGAAGACGACTGAAATGATAGAAGACATCACAATGGGTAAGGTGGAGAGCGCAGCAGAGGAGCTGGAGTGGCCTTTTGGAGGTGAAGGAGTGAAGTGGGTTGAgtttgaggaggaggagcaaGTGAAGGGCTCTGCTGTGGttgtggaggaggaagaggaggaggaggtagtCACACAACCTCGTTTGATATTTGAAGAAATCTTTGATTTTGGTGAATAA